From the Nitrospinaceae bacterium genome, the window AAGCTGTTTATTTTTCGCGACCGCCATGGGTTCCGGGCAATGTCGGCGGTCTGCACCCATCTGCGGTGCACGACCGGCCCGTTTGGGGCACCCTCGAGCAAGGGCAAGGCCTCGACGAGTCGCTGCCCCTGCCACGGCAGCGTGTTCGATCAAAGCGGGAATGTTCTCTCGGGCCCGGCACCCCGGCCTCTGTCTTTTTTTCGGATCGGTTTGAGCCCGGACGGATGGCTTCAGGTGGACACGCAGGATTTTGTGGCATCGGATAAC encodes:
- a CDS encoding Rieske (2Fe-2S) protein, which encodes MSQEIEGMQTDGAGGQDPEQIGGFSRRSLLSIGWIASLVSIIGPGVANIRYLFPNVLYETPTAFKLDKPANYQPDSITFIEDRKLFIFRDRHGFRAMSAVCTHLRCTTGPFGAPSSKGKASTSRCPCHGSVFDQSGNVLSGPAPRPLSFFRIGLSPDGWLQVDTQDFVASDNYFKV